From Pseudomonas fluorescens, one genomic window encodes:
- a CDS encoding DMT family transporter, producing MTENRDSPQWLLLGGTLFSLVAFAANSIFCRLALKSAAINPESFTAIRLIGGALFLMLLLRLGNKGEAAGSWRGGLYLFVYAYLFSLAYIHLDAGVGALILFGAVQITMFALGWKNGEKVRPKTAVGMLLAFGGLIVLLAPGGNAPPLLSAVAMTIAGIAWGIYSILGRRSINPLKDTAGNFLRSVPLVVLAALATLAQGAISITPTGALYAAASGVLASGAGYAVWYAVLGKMRAQTAATLQLSVPVLASVAGVVFLGERLSTRLMIASVIVLGGIGLALRGATRQ from the coding sequence ATGACCGAAAACCGCGATTCACCGCAGTGGCTGTTGCTGGGCGGCACGCTGTTCAGCCTGGTGGCCTTTGCCGCCAACTCGATCTTCTGTCGCCTGGCCCTGAAAAGCGCCGCCATCAACCCCGAGTCCTTCACCGCCATTCGCCTGATCGGCGGCGCGCTGTTCTTGATGCTGCTGTTGCGCCTCGGCAACAAGGGTGAGGCGGCGGGCAGTTGGCGCGGCGGGCTCTATCTGTTTGTCTACGCCTACCTGTTTTCCCTGGCCTACATCCATCTCGACGCCGGGGTCGGCGCGTTGATTCTGTTCGGCGCCGTGCAAATCACCATGTTCGCCTTGGGCTGGAAAAACGGCGAGAAAGTGCGGCCGAAAACCGCTGTCGGGATGCTGCTGGCGTTCGGCGGCTTGATCGTCCTGCTTGCTCCCGGCGGCAACGCGCCGCCACTGCTCAGCGCCGTGGCCATGACCATTGCCGGAATTGCCTGGGGTATCTATTCGATCCTCGGCAGGCGCTCGATCAACCCCCTCAAGGACACCGCCGGCAATTTCCTGCGCAGCGTGCCGCTGGTGGTTCTCGCCGCCCTCGCGACCCTGGCGCAAGGCGCCATCTCCATCACCCCAACCGGCGCGCTCTATGCGGCCGCGTCCGGCGTGCTGGCCTCGGGCGCCGGCTATGCGGTGTGGTACGCGGTGCTCGGCAAAATGCGTGCGCAGACGGCAGCTACCTTGCAGTTGAGCGTGCCGGTGTTGGCGTCGGTGGCGGGGGTGGTGTTTTTGGGGGAGAGGTTGTCGACGCGGCTAATGATTGCTTCGGTGATAGTGCTGGGGGGGATTGGGTTGGCATTGCGAGGTGCCACGCGGCAGTGA
- a CDS encoding DinB family protein, producing the protein MNRTQHIHLMATYNQWMNAKLYQAASSLPDEELAADRKAFFGSILGTLNHLALGDRVWLQRFARHPANYPLLEPIRQLPAPSNLKALQFTNIRELSAHRAWLDQLIIEWAGSITEAELDHPLEYANMKGVPAQKDFFGLIMHFFNHQTHHRGQVTTLLSQAGVDPGDTDLVILIPSEPVA; encoded by the coding sequence ATGAACCGCACCCAGCACATCCACCTCATGGCAACCTACAACCAGTGGATGAACGCCAAGCTTTACCAGGCCGCGAGCAGCCTGCCCGATGAGGAACTCGCCGCCGACCGCAAGGCCTTCTTCGGTTCCATTCTCGGCACCCTGAATCACCTGGCGCTAGGCGACCGGGTCTGGCTGCAGCGTTTCGCCAGGCACCCGGCGAACTATCCGCTACTGGAGCCGATTCGCCAGCTGCCGGCCCCGAGCAATCTCAAGGCATTGCAGTTCACCAACATCCGCGAGCTGTCCGCCCATCGCGCGTGGCTCGATCAGCTGATTATCGAGTGGGCCGGCTCGATTACCGAGGCTGAGCTGGACCATCCTCTCGAGTACGCCAACATGAAAGGCGTACCGGCCCAGAAGGATTTCTTCGGCCTGATCATGCATTTCTTCAACCACCAGACCCATCACCGTGGCCAGGTGACGACCTTGCTCTCGCAGGCCGGTGTCGACCCGGGTGATACCGACCTGGTGATCCTGATTCCCTCCGAGCCTGTGGCCTAG
- a CDS encoding SDR family NAD(P)-dependent oxidoreductase — protein MDLNLQGKLALVSGSTAGIGLAIVTTLAEEGARVIVNGRSQASVDSVVAQLQAQTGAQVHGFAGDLSTAAAADEVARRFPGVEILVNNLGIFEPKPFEEIPDEDWQRFFDVNVLSGVRLARLFLPAMKQANWGRIIFISSESGVQIPVEMIHYGVTKTAQLAVARGLAEAVAGTGITVNSVLPGPTKSRGVGEFVETLAKAQGQSFEGFEKEFFEKVRPTSLIKRFSSPQEIASLVAYVASPLSSATTGAALRADGGVIKSAF, from the coding sequence ATGGACCTGAACCTGCAAGGCAAACTCGCCCTGGTCAGCGGCAGCACCGCCGGCATCGGCCTGGCGATCGTCACTACCCTGGCCGAGGAAGGCGCTCGCGTGATCGTCAATGGTCGCTCCCAGGCGTCGGTGGACAGCGTGGTAGCGCAACTGCAGGCGCAGACCGGCGCTCAAGTGCATGGATTTGCCGGCGACCTGAGCACGGCGGCCGCCGCCGACGAGGTCGCGCGACGCTTTCCGGGGGTGGAGATCCTGGTGAATAACCTCGGCATCTTCGAGCCCAAGCCCTTCGAAGAGATCCCCGACGAAGACTGGCAACGCTTCTTCGACGTCAACGTGCTCAGTGGCGTACGCCTGGCCCGGCTGTTCCTGCCGGCGATGAAGCAGGCCAACTGGGGCCGCATCATTTTTATTTCCAGCGAAAGCGGGGTGCAGATTCCGGTCGAAATGATCCACTACGGGGTGACCAAAACCGCCCAGCTTGCCGTCGCCCGTGGCCTGGCGGAAGCCGTGGCCGGCACCGGTATCACCGTCAACAGCGTGCTGCCGGGGCCGACCAAATCCCGTGGCGTCGGCGAGTTCGTCGAGACCCTGGCCAAGGCGCAGGGCCAATCCTTTGAAGGTTTCGAGAAGGAGTTCTTCGAGAAGGTCCGGCCCACCTCGCTGATCAAGCGCTTCAGCTCACCGCAGGAAATCGCCTCCCTGGTCGCCTATGTTGCCAGTCCACTGTCGTCGGCGACCACCGGGGCGGCGTTGCGCGCCGATGGCGGAGTGATCAAGAGCGCGTTCTAG
- a CDS encoding OprD family outer membrane porin: MSRDKQACRGLAIASVMGMVCAPWVAQADVMDDSHFKVDTRNFYLHRNYTNTNAPVSEVHSWSQGFDAQFTSGYTDTALAVGLDVDAQYALRLDSSGNDGSLPFSVHDQQTANDYSRAGATLKMRYSKTELKVGDLRPQYPVAFDDPSRQLDTLYQGAVVESKEVDGLTLTGGRFWSAVTRESSNHEKLYKFGSTDNLDSDGLDFGGATYDITKNLQASYFYGVLHDIYQQHYFGLMHMAELGNGYKLKTDLRYFNNNEDGNALNGEIDNRSWGTLFSLFKGAHMVGLSYQRMLGDSVFPTMNGYIPQPYLVHWSSLGFVRPGERSWAARYSYDFAGMGLPGLKFVTRYTKGTQWDRGANLSDNQESERFLGVNYVVQSGALQGLGFDLRNIDVKQKYGYDYNEFRVATTYTWKFW, translated from the coding sequence ATGTCCAGGGATAAGCAAGCGTGCCGCGGGCTCGCAATTGCCAGCGTGATGGGGATGGTCTGTGCGCCATGGGTCGCCCAGGCGGATGTGATGGATGACAGTCACTTCAAGGTCGATACCCGCAACTTCTATTTGCACCGCAACTACACCAATACCAACGCACCGGTGTCCGAAGTGCACAGTTGGTCCCAGGGCTTCGATGCCCAGTTCACCTCCGGCTATACCGACACCGCATTGGCAGTTGGGCTGGATGTGGACGCACAGTACGCGCTGCGCCTGGACTCGTCGGGCAATGACGGTTCGTTACCCTTCAGCGTGCATGACCAGCAGACCGCCAACGACTACAGCCGTGCCGGCGCGACCCTGAAAATGCGCTACAGCAAGACCGAGCTCAAGGTCGGCGACCTGCGTCCGCAGTATCCGGTGGCTTTCGATGACCCCAGCCGGCAGCTGGATACCCTCTACCAGGGCGCGGTGGTTGAGTCGAAAGAGGTCGATGGTCTGACGCTCACCGGCGGGCGTTTCTGGTCGGCGGTGACTCGTGAATCGTCGAACCACGAGAAGCTCTACAAATTCGGTTCCACCGACAACCTCGACAGCGACGGCCTGGATTTTGGCGGCGCCACCTACGACATCACCAAGAACCTGCAAGCCAGTTATTTCTACGGCGTTCTCCACGACATCTACCAGCAGCACTACTTCGGCCTGATGCACATGGCCGAGCTGGGCAATGGCTACAAGCTCAAGACCGACCTGCGTTACTTCAACAACAACGAGGATGGCAACGCGCTCAACGGTGAAATCGACAACCGTTCCTGGGGCACGCTGTTCAGCCTGTTCAAGGGCGCGCACATGGTCGGCCTCAGCTACCAGCGCATGCTCGGTGACAGCGTGTTCCCGACCATGAACGGCTACATCCCGCAACCTTATCTGGTGCACTGGTCGTCCCTGGGCTTCGTGCGCCCGGGCGAACGCTCTTGGGCTGCACGCTACAGCTATGACTTTGCCGGGATGGGCCTGCCGGGGCTGAAGTTCGTCACCCGCTACACCAAGGGTACCCAATGGGACCGGGGCGCCAACCTCAGCGATAACCAGGAGAGCGAACGCTTCCTCGGCGTCAACTACGTGGTGCAAAGCGGGGCGCTGCAAGGCCTCGGTTTTGACCTGCGCAACATCGATGTGAAGCAGAAGTACGGCTACGACTACAACGAATTCCGCGTCGCCACGACCTACACCTGGAAGTTCTGGTAA
- a CDS encoding spinster family MFS transporter: MNTQVDTALLQKKKTYLYEWYVVGLCMVAYIFSFVDRQILALMIEPIKADLQLSDTQFSLLHGLAFSLFYAFMGMPIAYLADRFSRPKIIAVGVVFWSLTTAACGLSKNFLHMFLARIGVGVGEAALSPSAYSMFSDMFPKEKLGRAVGIYSIGSFIGGGLAFLVGGYVIALLKDMNTIEVAVLGAVKAWQLAFFIVGLPGILVGLLIWLTVRDPARKGLQLDAEGKPRKVGLGDGLRFLGRHRATFSFHYLGFSFYAMVLFCMMSWSPALYIRKFGLSPVEAGYMLGTVLLLANTAGVLFGGWLTDYLAKRGHQDAAMRTGVIGALGMIVPAVLFPQVDQLWLSVTLLVPAMFFASFPMPASTAAMQILAPNQVRAQVSAVFLLISNLLGLGLGTTLVALLTDRYFGSPAAVGSSMSLVMIGASALTVLLLWRGCKCFRESYAREYPNRP; encoded by the coding sequence ATGAATACTCAAGTCGATACCGCGCTGTTGCAGAAGAAAAAGACCTACCTCTATGAGTGGTATGTGGTGGGTCTGTGCATGGTCGCCTACATCTTTTCCTTCGTGGACCGGCAGATCCTCGCGCTGATGATCGAGCCGATCAAGGCCGACCTGCAGCTCAGCGACACCCAGTTCAGCCTGCTGCACGGCCTGGCGTTCTCCCTGTTCTATGCGTTCATGGGCATGCCCATCGCCTACCTGGCGGACCGTTTTTCACGACCGAAAATCATCGCCGTCGGCGTGGTGTTCTGGAGCCTGACCACAGCGGCCTGCGGTCTGAGCAAGAACTTTCTGCACATGTTCCTCGCGCGGATTGGCGTCGGCGTGGGCGAGGCGGCCTTGTCGCCGTCGGCCTACTCGATGTTCAGCGACATGTTCCCCAAGGAAAAGCTCGGGCGCGCGGTGGGCATCTACTCCATCGGCTCGTTCATCGGCGGCGGTTTGGCGTTCCTGGTGGGCGGCTATGTGATTGCTCTGCTCAAGGACATGAACACCATCGAAGTCGCGGTGCTCGGTGCGGTCAAGGCCTGGCAGCTGGCGTTCTTTATTGTCGGTCTGCCGGGGATTCTTGTCGGCCTGCTGATCTGGCTGACCGTGCGTGACCCGGCGCGCAAGGGCCTGCAACTGGATGCCGAAGGCAAGCCACGCAAGGTCGGGCTGGGTGACGGTTTGCGCTTCCTCGGTCGCCATCGCGCCACCTTCAGCTTCCACTACCTGGGCTTTTCCTTCTACGCCATGGTGCTGTTCTGCATGATGAGCTGGAGCCCGGCGCTGTACATCCGCAAGTTCGGCCTGTCGCCGGTGGAGGCGGGCTACATGCTCGGCACCGTGCTGTTGCTGGCCAACACCGCCGGGGTGCTGTTTGGCGGCTGGCTCACCGACTACCTGGCCAAGCGCGGCCATCAGGATGCGGCGATGCGCACCGGGGTGATTGGCGCCCTGGGGATGATCGTGCCGGCGGTGCTGTTCCCGCAGGTCGATCAGCTGTGGCTGTCGGTGACCCTGCTGGTGCCGGCGATGTTCTTCGCCTCGTTCCCGATGCCGGCGTCCACCGCGGCCATGCAGATCCTCGCGCCGAACCAGGTGCGCGCCCAGGTCTCGGCGGTGTTCCTGCTGATCAGCAACCTGCTGGGCCTGGGGCTGGGTACAACGCTGGTGGCGCTGTTGACCGACCGTTACTTCGGCTCGCCGGCTGCTGTGGGTTCTTCGATGTCGCTGGTGATGATTGGCGCCTCGGCCCTCACCGTGCTGTTGCTGTGGCGCGGTTGCAAGTGCTTTCGCGAGAGCTATGCGCGGGAGTATCCGAATCGGCCGTGA